In Triticum dicoccoides isolate Atlit2015 ecotype Zavitan unplaced genomic scaffold, WEW_v2.0 scaffold87349, whole genome shotgun sequence, the genomic window CTGTGGGGATTTCATTGACTCGTCGTGGACCGGTGGTGGGGAAAGCAGCGTGGATTCAGGGAAGTGGCAGGACGGAAAGCAGCGTGTGGTTGTTCCACTGGGTACTGCGCCGTGAGGGCTGatcctggcccacatgtcagtcatagAGGGTGCGGTGTGGTGCATGGACCGAGTTCTGTCATATAAATAAATGGTCTTATTGTGCTGCAAAAGCATAGGAGGACAGTATTGAGAGTTTGAACAACTGTTTCCCATTGGCTGGAGCTCTGACGTCAGCATTTCCCGCCAAAATTCTCATGGGCCTGCTGCTGGGTCGATGGCCCATCAAGAACGTGGCAGAACGCTCAGATGTTCAAACTCAATTGCCTCAAAAAAAGTTTGCTAAAAAAAtgcctcaaaaaaaaaagatgttCAAACTCAATTCCATAAAAAAAAAGTTGTTCAAACTCAAAAGACACAGTGTAACAGAATATCCTCTAGCAGATTGATTTTCCAACAACAGATCTATAAGACGCAATATCATGCATATATGAAGCTAAGCATTACGATGACGTCGTTTCTATCATCGCAGGAGATCCTCCAACTTTACACAACGGAAAACAAACATCACTTCGTCAAAGGCTCAAAGCTGCCGCCTCACAACAGAGTGGGCGGGTAAACAGAGCAAGCATGGTGGTGTTCTCTGATGATCACTACACGCTGATTAAACCACTGGAATGTTCTAGTGTGAACTGGAAGCACTCCCACAAATTTCCCCAAAACGAGACAAGTGCAGCAGCTAACTACAGCAAACCCAAACTTCTCCATGTATTCCCCAAAATGAGAGCTTGGTAAACATCCATCCACCATCGGCTTCCTAGTTGATCAGATGACTTGTATCTGTTGGTTTGAAAAGAGGAAAGAGAAGCATTAGGAGAGCTTGAATATGAAGGAAAAACAATCTAAAATGTATGAGAAAAAAGAAAAGCAACTTTGGTCCATCTATACCCGTTTCCAAGTTCAGTGATATTATATGTAATTTCCTTTCCTTGTCTTTATTGCAGCAGAAATTCACACCATCAGCACTTGCCAATAGATACTGTAAGCTACAGTACTACCTTGCATAGCTTGCTACACCATTAGCACTTGCCAATATATACTCCAGTAGTAAGTAGTTATCTACTACTGATGAAAGAAAATTACACCAACAGCACTGGGGTCGTAAGCAAGCGAGCTTCACTTTCAGGGTACACCAGTTGTCAAAATACATTTTACGGAAAAGAAACATACTTCACATACTGATGAAAAATATCTGCGCACCTTTCAGGCATTTATAAAGTATTCAGTAACACAATGGTCCGGATGATCTTTCAAAAAGAAAAAGTGGTCGGGAACTCGGGATGATGAACAAGGGCACTCTATTATCATCCTATAGGCTCCTATACCTCCATATGCGATGGTATGACCAATATTTAGTTTCACGCTTAATCACTCCTGCTAGTTCAGAAAATACTACTAACAGACTTGGATGAAAGATCCATGCTAAGACGCCAACTCATAGTTTCAGCGTATGGCAAGTTGCTACTACAAGAATGCACAAGTAGAAAAATACAGGTCATCGTAAAAAAAATAGATTCAGGTATCAAACTTCAAACAAAACTAATCGTTTATACAGAATTATCAGTGATGATCAAGGATATGAGAATACGTCTGCATACAAACTGTAGAATGTAAACTAGTTTTGGGCCCCAACGAATATTTCAAGTTCAATGAAACCCTGAGTAGAATTAACCGGAGATAATCAGGTATTCACTATGAAAGATGTCAGTATATTTGACAATGCAGAGAGAACCAGTTGCAAACAGTACTAACTGGCTAAATATGCACAACATTATTTTACAGATTATAAAATGCATGGATTGAGTAACAGAGTATATAATAAGAATGCAGCATCATGGACATGTGAATCGGTATTAGCTAAGGGAAAATACCCAGATATTCGTTAGCTGGTAAATCGGTACTCTTCAGGCCTTCGGGTGTTTGTCTGAACGAACTAGAACATCTGCCAGAGTCTTGTTTTTCGACAGGTCGTTCTTGCCTAAAAATAAAAGGTTATTTTGGTCAGTGTACAAGATTTCAAACAACAGTCCTAATACTAACACACACAAAATCATAATATTAACAACAGTCCTAATCATAATACTAACAACAGTCCTATACTAACACAGAAAAACATAATACTAACAACAGTCCTAATACTAACACACAAAAAAAGCATAGCAATAAGGATTTCTCTGCATCGCATACAAGAGCTAGACAACTGATACCTAGAGCAGGTTGTCAAGAATTCAGTACAGCATGGCATAAGCCATGACAAGATGACAATCAGAGGAATACATTTATTATGCATAGGTGATTAAATGGATACAAAATCCTTAAGGAGCCTTCTGCCCTTCTAAAACTGCATTGCATAGAGAGAAATACATATAGTACATATTGTAAATTAGAAAACCATAGACAGGAGATAACTCTAATCAGGTTTTAGACAGGATTCTAACTTGGAACAAATCACCAAAATAGGCTGCTGCTACTTCGCTGCGTTAACTAGCAGTCAACTAATGATAACAAGCAGAAGAGAAGATATACACAAATTCAATTGTTTTAGATCAAAACTATTGAGAAATCCTCACAATAATGAACACGATTTTTAAAATAGTTTCAGAAAAGAAATAAACAGCTGATCACTATAGGATTAACCTACGCTACAAATAGCCCTAAAATTAGTTGATCATTATAGGATTAACCTACGCTACAAATAGCCCTAAAATTAGTTGTTTTTAGAAGCTAAATACTCATACTACTGCATACATGTTTCAAAATAAATTTTCTCTTGACCACGGCAAAATCTGACATGATTAGAAAACCAATATAGGCCGAAATGCTTGAAGAAAAATGTTGACAAACTGCAGGCATGCTCAATAACACAACCAATGTGGCACACAAGGGGCCAAACACACATGACTTAAACTAAACACATATGTAGAGTCTCACAAAGACATTAATCGTGTACTTAGATAGACATCATTGTATTGTAACTAAAGAGAAATGTGCGAGACTGTGATCACCTGGAATCGAGCTTGATCCGAGAAATGAGGGGAGCACACATGGCAGAACGAAGCTTGAGTTGCACTTGCTTGGATGAACACCGCCACCACCTAATGTCATAGACTCAATCAGTGTCTTTGAGCGCATGTCCACGCCTAAACATAATGCTTTGGCCACAGGCACAGAGAGATCCACGCTTAAACATGATGCCTTGCCCACAAGCAC contains:
- the LOC119348171 gene encoding uncharacterized protein LOC119348171, whose product is MGVSDGRLRFVEVSEDEPFRIKSFKLDGESGRWTLEHQVSWRTLYSDAKATPLIAAIDPLDPDSLYFTVLVGKASCLSVDLSVPVAKALCLGVDMRSKTLIESMTLGGGGVHPSKCNSSFVLPCVLPSFLGSSSIPGKNDLSKNKTLADVLVRSDKHPKA